CAGCTGCTTCTTGGCTTTTTCTACATAATCGGTGGAATGTAAAATATTCTTCTCAATGTTGTCTACCGTCTCCCCCTGAGATGGGCCAAGAGTCAGAAGAAAGTCAGGACAATGTAAAGAGAGAACACGGGAAGGGAAGAGCCAGAGAAAGATCTGTTCATAAACTGCTGGTACCAGGTTCACCCACCCACCACCCTGCCCATCTCCCAAATTATTTTGGCCAGTCCTGTCCTAGTTTTCAGCTCCATCTATAGACACATATATCACCTGTGCTTCCACCTCCATGGCGAGGTACATGAACATATCATGAAGTTCCACAATGCTTTTCTCCAGTTTCAGGATCTCATCGTGACGTGCTTCAATTTCATTTAGGGCCTGTTTGGTCACTTGTGTGTCCTTCAGGATCTGCAGAGAGATGCCCACCAGTCACTTCAACCTCCAGCTATCAACAAAAACTATCCTCAAGCGGAAAACATCCTCCACCAATCATCAACACCATTCTAGCACTCACATCGTCCACCAATCATCAACACCCTTCTAGATCCACCATCCCCCACCGATCATCACTGACACCTCTATAGCTCCAGAATCTAACACCGATCATCACTAACATCTGTATTGCTCCAGAATCTTCCACCGATCACTAACATCTGTATTGCTCCAGCATCCTCCACCGATCATCACCGACACCTCTATAGCTCCAGCATCCTCCACCAATCATCACCGACACCTCTATAGCTCCAGCATCCTCCACCGATCATCACCGACACCTCTATAGCTCCAGCATCCTCCACCGATCATCACGACACCTCTATAGCTCCACCATCCCCCACCGATCATCACCGACACCTCTATAGCTCCAGCATCCTCCACCGATCATCACCGACACCTCTATAGCTCCACCATCCCCCATCGATAATCACCGACACCTCTATAGCTCCAGCATCCTCCACCAATCATCACCGACACCTCTATAGCTCCAGCATCCTCCACCGATCATCACCGACACCTCTATAGCTCCACCATCCCCCACCGATTATTACCGACACCTCTATAGCTCCAGCATCCCCCACCGATCATCACCGACACCTCTATAGCTCCACCATCCCCCACCGATCATCACCGACACCTCTATAGCTCCAGCATCCTCCACCAATCATCACCGACACCTCTATAGCTCCAGCATCCTCCACCAATCATCACCGACACCTCTATAGCTCCAGCATCCTCCACCAATCATCACCGACACCTCTATAGCTCCAGCATCCTCCACCAATCATCACCGACACCTCTATAGCTCCAGCATCCTCCACCGATCATCACCGACACCTCTATAGCTCCAGCAACCTCCACCGATCATCACCGACACCTCTATAGCTCCAGCATCCCCCACCGATTATTACCGACACCTCTATAGCTCCAGCATCCTCCACCGATCATCACCGACACCTCTATAGCTCCACCATCCCCCATCGATAATCACCGACACCTCTATAGCTACAGCATCCTCCACCAATCATCACCGACACCTCTATAGCTCCACCATCCCCCACCGATCATCACCGACACCTCTATAGCTCCACCATCCCCCACCGATCATCACCGACACCTCTATAGCTCCAGCATCCTCCACCAATCATCACCAACACCTCTATAGCTACAGCATCCTCCACCAATCATCACCGACACCTCTATAGCTCCACCATCCCGCACCGATCACCGACACCTCTATAGCTCCAGCATCCTCCACCAATCATCACCGACACCTCTATAGCTCCAGCATCCTCCACCAATCATCACCGACACCTCTATAGCTACAGCATCCTCCACCAATCATCACCGACACCTCTATAGCTCCACCATCCCCCACCGATCATCACCGACACCTCTATAGCTCCAGCATCCTCCAACAATCATCACCGACACCTCTATAGCTCCAGCATCCTCCACCAATCATCACCGACACCTCTATAGCTACAGCATCCTCCACCGATCATCACCGACACCTCTATAGCTCCACCATCCCCCACCGATCATCACCGACACCTCTATAGCTCCAGTATCCTCCACCGACCATCACCGACACCTCTATAGCTCCACCATCCCCCACCGATCATCACCGACACCTCTATAGCTCCAGTATCCTCCACCGACCATCACTGACACCTCTATAGCTTCTGCATACTACACCAATCATCACCGACACCTCTATAGCTCCACCATCCTCCACCGACCATCACTGACACCTCTATAGCTTCTGCATACTCCACCAATCAGGAACCTCTCTAGCATCTTTCTCCAATCACTGATCTAGCTGTTGCATCCTCCTTCAATCACCAACAATTCCCTAATCCATGCATCCACCAATCCCCAAAATCCATTCTATTCCTTCCATTCTCCAACATTCAATTACAGCTCTCTAGCGTCCGCATCCTTCACCAATCATCGACACCGCAAGAATTAAAGCATCTTCCACCGACAGCCCTTCTATTTCCTGCTTCCTCCACCAACACCCCTTCTAGCCTCTGCATTCTCCATCAATCACCACTTCTTCTGGTCCTCACATTCCTCACTATAGACTGACATTAACCACAGCCAAgattctcccctccccttccccatccgCACTATACCCCAGTTCCTCTGTACCCGCCACCCCCTCTTACATTGCAGGTAAACACATCCGTCTGTCCGCTCTCCAGCATCTCATCAAACTGCTCATCAGTAACGCTGTGTCCAGCTATGAGACAACAACAGGAAAGTTAACAGTGTCCTCGAGCCGTCACTCCAGCCCCAAACATAAACCGGTCACATGAAGAATTACTATAAGGAACATcaatgactactacccccatcatacACAAGATGTCTCCACCCATAGGCACATACTGATCTGGAGTTGCCGCTTGATCCGCTTCACGTTGCTGTCTCTGTACTGGGTCTGCACCATGTTACACCGGTTTAGGATGTCGATAAATTGTTGCGACAATACAGAGTGCTGCAAGAGGAGAGGCAAGTCATTAAATGAACCCGATGTCCTGCACCCCGGGACAATGGATGAACAGAAAACTACCACACATGCAGGATACATGGAACATACCTGCGTCTTCTTCATCCTCAGATGGACCGACCCTCTGACCTCCTCCTCATCCTTTATCTCAATGACTGTAATAGAGGAGAAACCGCAGTGAGACAACGAGATACAGAGGAAGACATTGCTGCAGCCTCACACCCAACAATACCCACTTCTAACCCCAGACTGACCCATCCCTGTGCACTCACGCTGCAGTTTGCCACGGATTTCCTTTGCTAAGCGTTTAATCTCCTCCCGCAGAGACTGTAGGTCTTTCTTCATATCTAAAAAGAGACACAAAAAAGACAAATTGAGCCCCCAAGGGTCCTAGGAGTAAGACTTTTGGTGACCTGCGCCCCCTAGAGTGAACCCACACACATGGACTAAATAGGTCTAATGGTCAGAACAGTGCGACCAGTCAGTACTGAAATATACTCGATGGAAGTGAGCGCTAGAAGGACAGTTACCATGGAAGAGTgcagggtcatgtgatcagtggCCAGTCAGCGACTAGTCACTCAGAAGCCCTCCGCCCCACATGGCCACTGAGGCCAAATTAGGCTGCTGAGTAgtcttaaggctgcattcacactacgtaacgccagcgtgtatcacagccgtaaacgccggcgttacagcagggctgccgaacacttctcattcatttctatgggagccggcatacgagcgctccccatagaaatgaatgggctgcttctttcactgcgagcagtcccattgaagtgaatgggaagtgcccgcgtgtacggctagctctgctcatgccgagccgtacacgccgacacttcctattcacttcaatgggagcgctcgcagtgaaagaagcagcccattcatttctatggggagcgctcgtatgccggctcccatagaaatgaatgagaagtgttcggcagccctgctgtaacgccggcgtgtacggctgtgatacacgctggcgttacgtagtgtgaatgcccccttagtggccatGTGAGGTGCAAGGCTTCTGGAGAAGTAGGCAACGTGCGCAACGGATTGGGCTGCGGTGGCAGGCGTCAGCGCACCAGTAACAGGCGagtatgtttttgattttttttcttttttttaggttTATTTAATGTTACTTTTGCACCAGGCCCTTCAGAGTTTATCCAAttcctggaaatcccctttaagaataaagTCCCATAgagcatacaatataatgtcccgttGTGGCTCCACACgttataatattccatagtggaCTCTACAAACTTTACAAAAATTTCGGTTTCAGctaaacctgaaattttttgggTTCTCCAAAATTTTCATCACCAAAAAGTTCCCTGGTGATGTGAGTGCactaccgccatacagtactcaGGAGTCAGGGTCACGAGTCTTAATTGCAATGTACTCATGGGTAACGTGTGAGGGTCACATGATGAGCAGTCAGTCAGTGACTAGTCAGGGGTCATGGGCATAGGGTCATCATAATGTGGTCACAGGTggagcacatggtcatgtgatgagcggtCAGTCAGTGACTACTCAAGGTCACAGGTCATAGTTGACAGCCCAATCGTCATTGCGGCCGGTCCAATGCTGTCACTTACTGTCCTCCGGTAGTGGCTGGCTCAGGATCTTCACCTGATTGGTCTCCAGCTCAGTTACTTTGTTGCTCAGGACCATCATAGATTCCCGGATCTCCCGAACCTAAGAACACAGAGAAAGGAGTGAGGACAGGAGAGGCGCCCCCTGCGGGCCGCCATATAAAATTGCATCAAGGAGAAATGACAACACACGTTACCATCTTAAAGAACTGGTAGTCGGTCTCGGATTCATCGCTGCCGCCATTGGTCATCGGGATGAAAATTTTCTGTTCATCGGCCTCAGAGTCACTGTCACCCTAAAAGAAAAAGGGGTCACATGTAGTCTTGAAGAGGTTGCCCGCAGACCACCGTGGTGACCTAACCTGTCACCCCCACTCCAACCAGAAAAGGGCAGCCACCAACAACCCCTATAACCACAAGGGGGTGCCTGTCAGCCACAGCAGGGCACCCACCAACCACAATAGCAGACCCACTAACTACTGTTCCAACCACAAGAGGGCACTTTCCAGTCACAAGAGTGACCCCACCAAACACCCCTTCAACCACAAGAGGGCCCCCTGGCACTTACCCATACAGAGAGTCACAATGAGTGTGAGGCGAACACACAAGAATTCCCCCATCACTCCCAGGACCCTGTCACTTGGTgacacagttttttgtttttcttaaagggCCGGGTCTTTTAGATCAGGGTtattctgtatactgttctgCACCTTCTTCACTATTTTTTGGAACGGGCAAATGTATTACTTAAATTTAGGGGCTGAAGATCTATCCTGACCTAATACTTCCCACAGCGAATCCAGTCTGGACAACCCTCTGTTATATAAGACATCAGCTACACAAAGCTCTCATGTCCTCGTAGTCTGTTACAATGTTTCAGTGTAAGTAACACATATCAGTCCAAtgacagaggattgtctagactggatacactgTAACATACCCTCAGTTGTGGGTCAGGACACTTGTCGGTGTAGCCTCTGGATATAGAAGACATTGTGATCATTTTGGGGAACaacatattaaatattttggTTGTGCAAAAGGGCAACAAGAAGTCTAAAGATGTGCAAACCCTGGAGAGCAggggctatagggggtgcagaggaagcaatcACTACCGTGCCCTAGACCCTGAGGGGGCGCCAAACATCCCTCTGACATCTTTATTATTGCTATGATACACCTGAGCGGGacatgctgggatatgtagtcctACAACACCTGAGCGGGacatgctgggacatgtagtcctACAACACCTGAGCGGGACATGCTGAGATATGTAGTCCTACAACACCTGAGCGGGACATGCTGGGATATATAGCCCTACAACACCTGAGCGGGacatgctgggatatgtagtcctACAACACCGGACCGGGacatgctgggatatgtagtcctACAACACCTGAGCGGGacatgctgggatatgtagtcctACAACACCTGAGCGGGacatgctgggatatgtagtcctACAACACCGGACAGGGacatgctgggatatgtagtcctACAACACCGGACCGGGACATGCTGGGATATATAGCCCTACAACACCGGACCGGGacatgctgggatatgtagtcctACAACACCTGAGCGGGACATGCTGGGATATGTAATTCTAAATCACCACTTGTTGGACTATGTCTCCCTGAACCACCCGAGTAAGCCATTCAGCCTCAGTCATCAGTGCAGACAGCTATAATGGTGCCGGCTGGGTTTGCTGGCACTTGTAGTCCCCTCGCAGCTGTCACTCACCTCGTTCAGCTCCTTGGTCCGGTCCCTCATTCTGCCGCTGGGTAGATCTTTCAAGACACTTCAGTTCTCACAACTTTCTGCCACTTCCACCACTTCTGCGCATGCTCCGCCCCGGTCACGCCCACTGCACCTTCCTGCGGCAGAAGCGCCATAGAGGAGATaagagagggggagagggagtgTCGGCGCGGGGCATGCCGGGACACTGGAGGACCGGAGCGCTCACTATATAAAGCGGCTCTAATGTCTCAGCTCCTGTAATAATACACATGGAGATGGTGGATAGAAGGCAAGTCCTAAAGTCTTAAAGACTTCTTATGTGTGAGACATAGGAATACTATGTCAGGCATCCTGAGGACCAGTGTGTGATGTACATGGCGGAGCTTATCGGTTATAATAATACCGGTTGAACAATTATATATCAAGCTCGGTTACCTGCTTGGGTACCGACTGAGAAAAATGGGTTTTCTGAGATTTAGGTATTAATGACCTCTCCTTAGGACTGCCCCCTGGACTCCTCAATTCACTGCGGACTCCTGTGTGCTCTCTATCCCTTGTGGACTTGTCTATACCTCTGCAGACCTTTTATACCCACCCCCTGGACTCCTCAGTCCTCTGCAGTCCATTTATACCCACCCCCTGGACTCCTCAGTCCTCTGCAGTCCATTTATACCCACCCCCTGGGCTACTCAGTCCTCTGCAGTCCATTTATACCCACCCCCTGGACTCCTCAGTCCTCTGCAGTCCTTTTATAACCACCCCCTGGACTCCTCAGTCCTCTGCAGACCTTTTATACCCACCCCCTGGACTCCTCAGTCCTCTGCAGACCTTTTATACCCACCCCCTGGACTCCTCAGTCCTCTGCAGACCTTTTATACCCACCCCCTGGACTCCTCAGTCCTCTGCAGACCTTTTATACCCACCCCCTGGACTCCTCAGTCCTCTGCAGACCTTTTATACCCACCCCCTGGACTCCTCAGTCCTCTGCAGACCTTTTATACCCACCCCCTGGACTCCTCAGTCCTCTGCAGACCTTTTATACCCACCCCCTGGACTCCTCAGTCCTCTGCAGACCTTTTATACCCACCCCCTGGACTCCTCAGTCCTCTGCAGACCTTTTATACCCACCTCCTGGACTCCTCAGTCCTCTGCAGACCTTTTATACCCACCCCATGGACTCCTCGAATCTCTGCAGACCTTTTATACCCACCCCCTGGACTCCTCAGTCCTCTGCAGACCTTTTATACCCACCCCCTGGACTCCTCAGTCCTCTGCAGACCTTTTATACCCACCCCCTGGACTCCCCAGACCTTTTATACCCACCCCCTGGACTCCTCAGTCCTCTGCAGACCTTTTATACCCACCCCCTGGACTCCTCAGATCTCTGCAGACCATTTATGCCCACCCCCTGGACTCCTCAGATCTCTGCAGACCTTTTATACCCACCCCCTGGACTCCTCAGTCCTCTGCAGACCTTTTATACCCACCCCCTGGACTCCCCAGACCTTTTATACCCACCCCCTGGACTCCTCAGTCCTCTGCAGACCATTTATGCCCACCCCCTGGACTCCTCAGATCTCTGCAGACCATTTATGCCCACCCCCGGGACTCCTCAGATCTCTGCAGACCTTTTATACCCACCCCCTGGACTCCTCAGTCCTCTGCAGACCTTTTATACCCACCCCCTGGACTCCTCAGTCCTCTGCAGACCTTTTATGCCCACCCCCTGCACTCTTCAGTCCTCTGCAGACCTTTTATACCCACCCCCGGGACTCCCCAGACCTTTTATACCCACCCCCTGGACTCCTCAGTCCTCTGCAGACCTTTTATGCCCACCCCCTGGACTCCTCAGTCCTCTGCAGACCTTTTATGCCCACCCCCTGGACTCTTCAGCCCTCTGCAGATCTTTTATACCCAACCCCTAAACTTCTTAATCCCCTGCAGATCCTGTTCCCACCCCTGGACTCCTTTGTCACCTGCAGGCCCCTCCAAAACCCCCTGTTTGTTGCACTTGCACCTGGGATTCTGCCACACCCAGGGATTGGATGAGTAAAATCAATTGTTGAACATCA
This region of Leptodactylus fuscus isolate aLepFus1 chromosome 8, aLepFus1.hap2, whole genome shotgun sequence genomic DNA includes:
- the STX4 gene encoding syntaxin-4; this encodes MRDRTKELNEGDSDSEADEQKIFIPMTNGGSDESETDYQFFKMVREIRESMMVLSNKVTELETNQVKILSQPLPEDNMKKDLQSLREEIKRLAKEIRGKLQLIEIKDEEEVRGSVHLRMKKTQHSVLSQQFIDILNRCNMVQTQYRDSNVKRIKRQLQITGHSVTDEQFDEMLESGQTDVFTCNILKDTQVTKQALNEIEARHDEILKLEKSIVELHDMFMYLAMEVEAQGETVDNIEKNILHSTDYVEKAKKQLGQAVENKQKARKKKVYIAICLAIFLIVIILIVTVSLTT